A section of the Chitinivibrionales bacterium genome encodes:
- the mgtA gene encoding magnesium-translocating P-type ATPase: MRFLSLLGLGGRTEGTASAGVCSMLQGKSRFFTRRRTTGEVQQKAAAQSRGLIEACRCPEADAFKLARSSPTGLSKSETAQRLASFGRNVPVESRRTTLLSDLLDRAKDPLVIQLLVICGVSFAMGDLRAAAMVGGMLLLSVALSSFQERRSVKAAEDLKKMVQSSALVLRDGQEAEIDLADVVPGDLVVLAAGSIVPADLRIVSTKDFFVNQSAMTGESMPVEKFSAAPETAAEDPLSLPNAAFQGSTVVSGTARGIAIATGCATYLGSISRDIGQAKVTTGFDKGIKSFVWLMVRFMLVMVSLVFLIVGITKHNWVEALLFGLSVAVGLTPEMLPMIITVCLSKGALSMSKKKVIVKQLKAIQNFGAMSILCTDKTGTLTQDRIVLERYVDVSNRPNEDVLRYAYMNSYYQTGLRNLLDKAILTHEDLDVERSCRKVDELPFDFERKRMSVVIEHDGTNVLICKGAVESINEVAEKYQIDDDIYPLIDMVRNDILDEYRRLSSEGYRVLAVAYREFPREKEAFSAADERGLIILGYLAFFDPPKDTAAQALVALRDAGVKVKVLTGDNELVTKSVCANVGLDHGDVVLGSQLSGMDDEKFAKTVKEADVFARLSPLQKEAIINALRSQGATVGFLGDGINDAPALKAADVGISVDTAVDVAKESADIILLERSLLVLKEGIIEGRRVFANVVKYIKMGASSNFGNMFSVLGGSYFLPFLPMAPVQVLLNNLLYDISQTSIPTDNVDPSYLSKPQNWDIGFIRRFMIFLGPISSIFDYATFFLMLIAFNCWNFSHTDVPAMKTFYENLFHTGWFVESLFTQTMIVYVLRTNGIPFITSRPSAGVFLTTIAVLCIAAYLPYSPFASTLGFAPLPGLYWLWMLAFVACYAVLAQLVKTWFVKRFGA; the protein is encoded by the coding sequence TTGCGTTTTTTAAGCCTTCTCGGCCTCGGCGGCCGCACCGAAGGCACGGCATCGGCCGGAGTTTGCAGCATGCTTCAGGGAAAATCGCGATTCTTCACGCGCCGCAGAACAACGGGGGAGGTTCAGCAGAAGGCCGCGGCCCAGTCGCGCGGGCTCATCGAGGCCTGCCGCTGCCCGGAGGCAGACGCGTTCAAACTCGCCAGGTCCTCGCCTACCGGACTTTCCAAAAGCGAAACGGCGCAACGGCTGGCCTCCTTCGGCCGCAACGTGCCGGTTGAATCGCGGCGCACCACCCTGCTTTCAGACCTGCTCGACCGCGCGAAAGACCCGCTGGTGATCCAGTTGCTCGTGATCTGCGGCGTGTCGTTCGCCATGGGCGATTTGCGCGCCGCAGCCATGGTGGGCGGGATGCTGCTGCTCAGCGTGGCGCTCTCGTCGTTCCAGGAGCGCAGGTCGGTCAAGGCCGCCGAAGACCTTAAAAAAATGGTGCAAAGCAGCGCCCTGGTGCTCCGCGACGGCCAGGAGGCCGAAATCGACCTCGCCGACGTGGTCCCCGGCGACCTCGTGGTCCTGGCGGCCGGCTCCATCGTGCCCGCCGACCTCCGCATCGTTTCGACAAAAGACTTCTTTGTCAACCAATCGGCCATGACCGGCGAGTCCATGCCCGTTGAAAAATTTTCCGCGGCTCCCGAAACGGCGGCCGAAGACCCGCTCTCGCTGCCCAACGCGGCGTTCCAGGGAAGCACCGTGGTGAGCGGAACGGCGCGCGGCATCGCGATCGCGACCGGCTGTGCCACCTATCTCGGGTCGATCTCCCGCGACATCGGCCAGGCAAAGGTGACCACCGGATTCGACAAGGGAATCAAGTCGTTCGTGTGGCTCATGGTGCGGTTCATGCTCGTCATGGTTTCGCTCGTGTTCCTCATCGTGGGCATCACCAAGCACAACTGGGTCGAGGCCCTCCTTTTCGGGCTCTCGGTGGCCGTGGGCCTCACCCCCGAGATGCTGCCCATGATCATCACCGTGTGCCTGTCGAAGGGCGCGCTGTCGATGTCGAAGAAAAAAGTGATTGTCAAGCAGCTCAAGGCCATCCAGAACTTCGGCGCCATGAGCATCCTCTGCACCGACAAGACCGGCACGCTCACGCAGGACCGGATCGTGCTCGAGCGCTACGTGGACGTCTCGAACCGGCCCAACGAGGACGTGCTGCGCTACGCATACATGAACAGCTATTACCAGACCGGCCTGCGCAACCTGCTCGACAAGGCGATCCTCACGCACGAGGACCTCGACGTGGAGCGCTCCTGCCGCAAGGTGGACGAACTGCCGTTTGATTTCGAGCGCAAGCGCATGTCGGTGGTGATCGAGCACGACGGGACCAATGTTCTTATCTGTAAAGGTGCGGTCGAGAGCATCAACGAGGTCGCCGAGAAATACCAGATCGACGACGACATCTACCCGCTCATCGACATGGTGCGCAACGACATTCTCGACGAATACCGGCGGCTCAGCAGCGAGGGCTACCGCGTGCTCGCGGTGGCGTACCGCGAATTCCCCAGGGAAAAGGAGGCGTTCTCCGCCGCCGACGAGCGCGGGCTCATCATCCTCGGGTACCTCGCGTTCTTCGACCCGCCCAAGGACACGGCCGCCCAGGCGCTTGTTGCGCTGCGCGACGCGGGCGTGAAGGTGAAGGTGCTCACCGGCGACAACGAGCTGGTGACCAAGAGCGTGTGCGCCAACGTGGGGCTCGACCACGGCGACGTCGTGCTGGGCAGCCAGCTCTCCGGCATGGACGACGAGAAATTCGCCAAAACCGTCAAGGAGGCCGACGTGTTTGCGCGGCTGTCGCCGCTGCAGAAGGAGGCCATCATCAACGCGCTGCGGAGCCAGGGCGCCACCGTGGGCTTTCTGGGCGACGGCATCAACGACGCGCCCGCGCTCAAGGCCGCCGACGTGGGCATCTCGGTGGACACCGCGGTGGACGTGGCCAAGGAATCGGCGGACATCATCCTGCTCGAGCGAAGCCTGCTCGTGCTCAAGGAGGGGATCATCGAGGGCAGGCGCGTGTTTGCCAACGTGGTCAAATACATCAAGATGGGCGCGAGCTCGAATTTCGGCAACATGTTCAGCGTGCTCGGCGGCAGCTACTTTCTGCCCTTTTTGCCCATGGCGCCGGTGCAGGTGCTGCTCAACAACCTGCTCTACGACATCTCGCAGACCAGCATCCCCACCGACAACGTGGACCCTTCCTATCTGTCAAAGCCGCAGAACTGGGACATCGGCTTCATCCGCCGGTTCATGATCTTCCTCGGCCCCATCAGCTCGATTTTCGACTACGCGACGTTCTTTCTCATGCTCATCGCGTTCAACTGCTGGAACTTCTCGCACACCGACGTTCCGGCGATGAAAACATTCTACGAGAACCTGTTCCACACCGGTTGGTTCGTGGAATCGCTGTTCACCCAGACCATGATCGTGTACGTGCTGCGCACCAACGGCATCCCGTTCATCACCAGCAGGCCGAGCGCCGGCGTGTTCCTCACCACCATCGCGGTCCTGTGCATCGCCGCCTATCTTCCCTATTCGCCGTTCGCCTCCACGCTCGGGTTCGCGCCGCTGCCCGGGCTCTACTGGCTCTGGATGCTCGCGTTCGTGGCATGCTACGCCGTGCTGGCGCAACTCGTAAAAACCTGGTTCGTCAAACGATTTGGAGCGTGA
- a CDS encoding LytTR family DNA-binding domain-containing protein yields the protein MNILIVEDEALAARRLKRMVEELLPGPATSVAVQGSLAEAEHYLAQNPVNLVFLDLNLNGESGFDLLKRLTAGAFHTIIVSASTDQAVTAFDYGVLDFVPKPFDRERLKKALDRLGAARSLHPSGLKYLSVKSLGAVRLVPLASVRFFKGADDYVEIHCAGGSVELYGKSLDSLMQLLPPHYCRTHKSYIADLKGAKRILVHGGGKYELELQDGIVIPVSRTQYQIILDKINK from the coding sequence ATGAACATCCTCATTGTCGAAGACGAGGCGCTTGCGGCGCGGCGGCTGAAGCGCATGGTGGAGGAGCTGCTGCCGGGGCCCGCCACATCGGTCGCGGTGCAAGGCTCGCTTGCCGAAGCGGAACATTACCTTGCCCAAAACCCGGTCAACCTCGTGTTCCTCGACCTCAACCTTAACGGTGAAAGCGGGTTCGACCTGCTCAAGCGGCTCACCGCGGGCGCGTTCCACACCATAATCGTTTCGGCCAGCACCGACCAGGCCGTGACCGCGTTCGACTACGGCGTGCTCGACTTCGTGCCGAAGCCGTTTGACAGGGAGCGGCTCAAGAAGGCGCTCGACCGTCTCGGCGCGGCCCGGTCGCTCCACCCGTCGGGGCTGAAATACCTTTCCGTCAAAAGCCTCGGCGCGGTGCGTCTCGTTCCGCTCGCTTCGGTGCGGTTTTTCAAGGGCGCCGATGATTACGTGGAGATCCACTGTGCCGGCGGATCGGTGGAACTGTACGGTAAGTCCCTTGACTCGCTCATGCAGCTCCTGCCGCCGCACTACTGCCGCACGCACAAGTCGTATATCGCCGACCTTAAAGGCGCAAAGCGCATCCTTGTCCACGGCGGCGGCAAATACGAGCTCGAGCTGCAGGACGGCATCGTGATTCCGGTCAGCAGGACGCAATATCAAATTATACTTGACAAAATAAACAAGTAA
- a CDS encoding histidine kinase: MNRYFVYFALITIFIAPPATLTAQPADSTAVYLFPGEKPVTHLAIWKTRQGDSSAWSNPGYDDSRWGLGIAGSLWPREGAPGKGIVWYRQTLFIPEPLDTLQALAIYQRAVVCASELYWDGALLSRNGKVGATMRDEMPGRSAQFTVVPPHLALPGRHVVALRVSNAHTFSGLMETPLQIGYFPLLSGRLHVTEALLLLCAGIFFITAVFHAAVLRGRTKGLPYAIFSVLCLSSAVYLLIDTAVHYFPFGLRHYYAVALVNDIPWFCMMTLLPVFFLFEFAMPRRRTVSGAIAAAALGVIVPPRLIMFGLLPVSWLGAFVVLNQFYMYAAALFSTAVSLANIVRKKSGSLLALAGCALLFAGIFISFQKRVEYAWALGFCGLIVLLTVSLSRQMAEQNRKRQESELKSARLELELLKKHIQPHFLLNSLNSIIAWLEENPATATRLVNALAEELRLVLDFSKEKLVPIADEFRLCRLHLEVMGLRRDKQYTLAAAEVPREEKIPPLVFHTLVENGLTHGCAGKNGGAFVFRRETLPHGLRYSLFNDWSAGGSASKTNRADGTGLRYVKMRLEEAFPGAWNLRSGPAQGGWEVSIELLSTDKKR, from the coding sequence ATGAACAGATATTTTGTTTACTTCGCCTTGATCACAATTTTTATTGCCCCGCCTGCAACTTTAACGGCGCAGCCCGCCGACTCCACCGCCGTGTATCTTTTTCCCGGCGAAAAACCCGTGACGCATCTGGCAATCTGGAAAACCAGACAGGGTGACAGCAGCGCCTGGAGCAACCCCGGGTACGACGATTCCCGCTGGGGCCTCGGCATCGCGGGGAGTTTGTGGCCGCGCGAAGGCGCGCCGGGCAAAGGGATCGTGTGGTACCGCCAGACCCTGTTTATTCCCGAGCCGCTTGATACGCTGCAGGCCCTTGCGATATACCAGCGCGCCGTGGTGTGCGCAAGCGAGCTTTACTGGGACGGCGCTCTCCTGAGCCGCAACGGCAAGGTCGGCGCGACCATGCGCGATGAAATGCCCGGCCGGTCAGCGCAGTTCACGGTGGTGCCGCCGCACCTCGCCTTGCCGGGAAGGCATGTGGTGGCGTTGCGCGTGTCCAACGCGCATACCTTTTCTGGGCTCATGGAAACACCGCTGCAGATAGGATATTTTCCACTGCTTTCGGGCCGGCTGCATGTCACCGAGGCGCTGCTGCTTCTGTGCGCCGGCATATTTTTCATTACCGCGGTTTTCCATGCGGCCGTGCTGCGGGGCCGCACCAAGGGGCTCCCCTACGCGATCTTCAGCGTCCTGTGCCTGTCGAGCGCCGTGTACCTGCTCATCGACACGGCGGTGCATTATTTTCCGTTTGGCCTGCGGCATTATTATGCCGTAGCGCTTGTCAACGACATCCCCTGGTTCTGTATGATGACGCTTCTGCCCGTGTTCTTTCTATTCGAGTTCGCCATGCCGCGCCGGCGGACGGTTTCCGGCGCAATCGCAGCTGCCGCGCTCGGGGTGATCGTTCCGCCCCGACTCATCATGTTCGGGCTGCTGCCGGTTTCATGGCTCGGCGCTTTCGTCGTTCTCAACCAGTTCTATATGTACGCTGCGGCGCTTTTCTCGACCGCGGTTTCGCTGGCGAACATCGTCCGGAAGAAAAGCGGAAGCCTCCTGGCGCTTGCCGGCTGCGCGCTCCTTTTTGCCGGGATTTTCATTTCGTTTCAGAAGCGGGTCGAATACGCGTGGGCGCTCGGTTTTTGCGGGCTCATCGTCCTGCTCACGGTTTCGCTGTCGCGCCAGATGGCCGAGCAGAACCGCAAGCGCCAGGAAAGCGAGCTCAAAAGCGCGCGGCTCGAGCTGGAGCTGCTCAAGAAGCACATCCAGCCGCATTTCCTGCTCAACTCGCTCAATTCCATCATCGCCTGGCTCGAGGAAAATCCGGCCACGGCCACGCGGCTGGTCAACGCGCTCGCCGAGGAGCTGCGGCTGGTCCTCGACTTTTCAAAAGAGAAACTCGTCCCGATTGCCGACGAGTTCCGGCTGTGCCGGCTGCACCTGGAGGTGATGGGACTGCGCCGCGACAAACAGTACACGCTCGCCGCCGCCGAGGTTCCGCGCGAAGAGAAAATTCCGCCGCTCGTCTTTCACACCCTTGTGGAGAACGGGCTCACGCACGGCTGCGCCGGAAAAAACGGCGGCGCCTTCGTGTTCAGGCGCGAAACGCTACCCCATGGGTTGCGCTATTCCCTGTTCAACGACTGGTCCGCCGGCGGCAGCGCGTCAAAAACAAACCGCGCGGACGGCACCGGTCTCCGTTATGTCAAGATGCGCCTCGAAGAGGCGTTTCCCGGCGCATGGAACCTTCGCAGCGGTCCGGCGCAGGGCGGGTGGGAGGTTTCCATCGAATTATTATCGACAGACAAGAAAAGATAA
- a CDS encoding methyltransferase produces the protein MPFKLNFLERQIFLERNWGPGPFIDMLAPLAFKAVAAALKLGVFEALNANGALSLAALCEKTRADRRGMALLASALVGLGYLRGSGASRYAITAMARRWMLAGSASGIAGMAGYFEDAADRWTYLDKSIRAGGPAQACDGWLNGRAGAWERYHAGMHGVARLLAGEIVSAAAVPTGAKRLIDIGGGHGLYSVMFCRRHPSLSATVFDWKQARSLAEKTIGEHGMQNRIRFVAGDFFEDDLGAGYDVALLFNVLRIYPEDKIRFLLKKAGAALAAGGRLFIADQFSTKKLRGFAKVNEALVLLELYNSCAGAVLSSKGLMAMLRDTEFGRCRELFLKRGPGISIVEALRK, from the coding sequence ATGCCCTTTAAGCTCAACTTCCTGGAACGGCAGATTTTTCTTGAGCGCAACTGGGGACCAGGCCCCTTTATCGACATGCTGGCGCCGCTCGCATTCAAGGCGGTCGCCGCGGCGCTCAAGCTCGGTGTTTTCGAGGCGCTTAATGCGAACGGCGCCCTGTCCCTTGCCGCGCTCTGCGAAAAGACTCGCGCCGACAGGCGCGGCATGGCGCTGCTGGCTTCGGCGCTTGTCGGCCTCGGCTACCTGCGGGGCTCGGGCGCGTCACGTTACGCGATCACCGCCATGGCGCGCCGGTGGATGCTTGCGGGGTCGGCTTCCGGCATCGCGGGAATGGCCGGGTATTTCGAGGACGCGGCCGACCGCTGGACCTATCTTGACAAATCGATACGCGCCGGGGGGCCGGCGCAGGCGTGCGACGGCTGGCTCAACGGCCGCGCCGGGGCGTGGGAGCGTTATCACGCCGGCATGCACGGCGTTGCGCGGCTGCTGGCCGGCGAAATTGTTTCCGCCGCGGCGGTGCCGACGGGTGCAAAACGCCTTATCGACATCGGCGGGGGCCACGGTCTCTACAGCGTGATGTTCTGCCGGCGCCACCCCTCGCTTTCCGCGACGGTCTTCGACTGGAAACAGGCGCGCTCTCTTGCGGAAAAGACCATCGGCGAACACGGCATGCAAAACCGGATCAGGTTTGTCGCTGGCGATTTCTTCGAAGACGACCTCGGCGCCGGGTATGACGTTGCGCTGCTCTTTAACGTGCTGCGCATCTATCCGGAAGACAAAATCCGTTTTCTCCTCAAGAAAGCCGGCGCGGCGCTCGCCGCCGGCGGCAGGTTGTTCATCGCCGACCAGTTCTCCACAAAAAAGCTCCGGGGATTTGCAAAAGTAAACGAGGCCCTGGTTCTTTTGGAACTGTACAACAGCTGCGCCGGCGCGGTGCTGTCCTCGAAGGGACTCATGGCCATGCTGCGCGACACGGAATTCGGCCGCTGCCGGGAACTGTTCCTCAAGCGAGGGCCCGGCATCAGCATAGTCGAGGCGCTGCGAAAATAA
- a CDS encoding DUF4962 domain-containing protein: protein MRPFHSSIIILIIMAGLCLADPSIVTQPPANTFVMRPDLAGQHPRLYFTKADTAWIKARAKGPCKWFYDHSKQSFAGYEGVQPDPPGTWKDYLFGFWGQFAMCMYYVVEGDTGYANTARDWALYYARRNDWLTDDLIPMDITSGMALTYDILYDRLSASEKTELRAALKRSIDTIMPAFFIGNYWTEDFDNNHMHNRIHGLAHAAYAIYGDDPAVNVQAAADLATGCYQQVTHWLADDGSTHEGPGYWDYGYHWVVTSAGLIQHVTGVDPCAGKPHFVSDHLYRLYMSTPGFKNTFGIGDASDGPPDNIDTWMVPIGRAQDASSDSAFRRLMHDLPGSSYQLSIYGLFWYDDTLQPRPYSSLPLYRFWPDLEMFSIRGSWSDTATALVFKCGPPGGNRLQQLRGTGYANVAHDHPDQNHFMLYANGRMLADDDGYPTVAKLTRSHNTIVVDSQGQRREGDAWYQPFSYDSCGHLDDIMLSGASAIAAGNATKLYWGVNRFVRHIAFVEGTYLISMDDLVGAGAGQHVYDWRLHKAGTWSGGQPGQFFVADSFNMRLEIKFLEPPAASLQTSFLPAELTAPPCLSAKVTAASTRITAVMTPQKNGLPSLTCGMPAAIGAAAVQVQGTGFNDMFAMRTGASAFTAGDVTSDASNVLVRRGAAPVFASLTRGTYVNAAGKTLTASTIAANLAWRFSPGIFTVEAEPAYNAAGGPDTVAVGGLTPGQSYTVTVNGAAAGQAAGDANGIARVFVNLTGRTTVVLTDNSPVISSMGSRHRTHLTASLPYRGLNRGVTINFYTPDKGDAVAAIYDLSGRRVAKFVEQGIPGGMESVTWRGGAKGVYILKLTQGGDEFRCRFVVR from the coding sequence ATGCGCCCTTTTCATTCATCAATCATCATTCTTATTATTATGGCAGGCCTTTGCCTCGCCGACCCCTCCATCGTCACCCAGCCGCCCGCCAACACCTTTGTCATGCGACCGGATCTTGCCGGCCAGCACCCGCGGCTGTACTTTACAAAAGCGGACACCGCCTGGATCAAGGCGCGGGCAAAGGGGCCGTGCAAGTGGTTCTACGACCATTCCAAGCAGAGCTTCGCCGGCTACGAGGGCGTTCAGCCCGACCCGCCCGGAACGTGGAAAGACTACCTGTTCGGGTTCTGGGGACAGTTCGCCATGTGCATGTATTACGTCGTGGAGGGCGACACCGGGTACGCGAACACGGCGCGCGACTGGGCACTCTATTACGCGCGGCGCAACGACTGGCTCACCGACGACCTCATCCCCATGGACATCACCTCGGGCATGGCGCTCACCTACGACATCTTGTACGACCGGCTTTCCGCGTCGGAGAAAACCGAGCTGCGCGCGGCGCTCAAGCGCTCGATCGACACCATCATGCCCGCTTTCTTTATCGGAAACTACTGGACCGAGGACTTTGACAACAACCACATGCACAACCGCATCCACGGGCTGGCGCACGCGGCGTACGCGATCTACGGCGACGACCCGGCCGTCAACGTGCAGGCCGCGGCCGACCTCGCCACCGGTTGCTATCAGCAGGTGACCCACTGGCTCGCCGACGACGGCAGCACGCACGAGGGGCCCGGCTACTGGGACTACGGCTACCACTGGGTGGTGACCTCGGCCGGGCTCATCCAGCACGTCACCGGCGTTGATCCCTGCGCGGGAAAACCGCATTTCGTTTCAGACCATCTTTACCGTTTGTATATGAGCACGCCCGGGTTCAAAAACACCTTCGGCATCGGCGACGCGAGCGACGGCCCGCCCGACAACATCGACACGTGGATGGTTCCCATCGGCCGCGCGCAGGACGCGTCTAGTGACTCGGCATTCAGGCGGCTCATGCACGACCTTCCGGGCAGTTCGTACCAGCTCTCCATATACGGGCTGTTCTGGTACGACGATACGCTGCAGCCCAGGCCGTACTCGTCGCTGCCGTTGTACCGCTTTTGGCCCGACCTCGAAATGTTTTCCATCCGCGGATCGTGGAGCGACACCGCAACGGCCTTAGTGTTCAAGTGCGGTCCGCCCGGCGGCAACCGTCTCCAGCAGTTGCGCGGCACCGGCTATGCAAACGTGGCGCACGACCATCCTGACCAGAACCATTTCATGCTGTACGCGAACGGCCGCATGCTCGCGGATGACGACGGCTATCCCACGGTGGCGAAGCTCACGCGCAGCCACAACACCATCGTGGTCGATTCGCAGGGCCAGCGCCGCGAGGGCGACGCTTGGTACCAGCCGTTTTCCTACGATTCATGCGGGCATCTCGACGACATCATGCTGTCGGGCGCAAGCGCCATCGCGGCCGGCAACGCCACGAAGCTGTACTGGGGCGTGAACCGGTTCGTGCGCCATATCGCATTTGTCGAGGGAACGTACCTCATCTCGATGGACGATCTTGTGGGCGCGGGCGCGGGCCAGCACGTGTACGACTGGCGGCTTCACAAGGCGGGAACCTGGAGCGGCGGCCAGCCCGGCCAGTTCTTTGTGGCCGATTCGTTCAACATGCGCCTGGAGATAAAATTTCTGGAGCCCCCGGCCGCATCGCTGCAGACCTCGTTTCTTCCGGCCGAGCTCACGGCGCCGCCGTGCCTTTCAGCGAAAGTAACCGCGGCATCCACGCGCATCACGGCGGTGATGACTCCGCAGAAAAACGGCCTGCCGTCGCTCACCTGCGGCATGCCCGCCGCAATCGGCGCCGCCGCGGTGCAGGTGCAAGGCACCGGCTTTAACGACATGTTCGCCATGCGCACCGGCGCCTCGGCGTTTACCGCGGGCGACGTCACTTCCGATGCGTCAAACGTCCTGGTGCGGCGCGGCGCGGCGCCCGTTTTCGCGTCGCTCACGCGGGGGACCTACGTCAATGCGGCGGGAAAGACCCTGACGGCTTCCACCATCGCGGCCAACCTTGCCTGGCGCTTTTCGCCGGGCATATTCACGGTGGAGGCGGAGCCCGCCTACAACGCCGCCGGCGGGCCCGACACCGTTGCCGTGGGCGGGCTTACCCCGGGCCAATCCTATACGGTCACGGTCAACGGGGCCGCCGCGGGCCAGGCCGCCGGCGACGCGAACGGCATTGCGCGCGTGTTTGTCAACTTGACGGGAAGGACGACGGTTGTGCTGACTGACAATAGTCCGGTGATTTCAAGCATGGGTTCTCGGCACCGGACTCATTTGACAGCGTCGCTTCCGTATAGAGGACTCAACCGAGGTGTCACTATAAATTTTTACACACCAGACAAAGGCGACGCTGTCGCGGCGATTTATGATTTGTCAGGCAGGCGGGTTGCAAAATTTGTGGAGCAGGGAATTCCCGGCGGGATGGAATCGGTGACATGGAGGGGCGGGGCAAAGGGAGTTTATATATTAAAGCTGACGCAGGGAGGGGATGAGTTTCGGTGCAGGTTTGTGGTACGGTAG
- a CDS encoding right-handed parallel beta-helix repeat-containing protein, giving the protein MLRQPPRHQEYFFIALAILLSPAALLSSPVVPGPIRYYSTIKSIGIEWDVTGDTNHNAACTVQYRAQGAAAWKDFLPLFRDDFRGWDGTDSADRRYDMLAGSVMFLDSATTYEVKLSMTDPDGGGKDTTLTIATRPVPAIPTDGRTLHVAPGAGGGDGSAGNPYKGLAAAQSAAQPGDVVLVHAGNYGNFSFNKPGAAPGYIVWKAAGDGDAVLDYGRIAGHDIWLCGLKFVNSQAQTYALVGQSGSTANVVTRCSFTGFNYNITMQEGSDDWYIADNTIVGDKIDPRVVGDFGGEGIELMHTSGHTVCFNSITRTADGISYTSRNCDLYNNDIFDVVDDGIEPDYGYANVRVWCNRITNPRNHGLSFQPMFCGPWYFIRNQIMGEGNYFLKYRVVDRFLLAHNTFVGWNTLNIFDQNVLYGMSRNNLWVQAGGTGYIWEAMPCTDAGGCTQPERWTPDWRTSVDYDGFDPAVNSAAPVFKWFDPAQRFNSLSAFATATGIETHAIAVDKADLFDSLFSLGPDSMYDRHCLTLRPGSAAIDKGVIIAGINQDYKGGAPDLGAYESGAPLPWYGPRPENGNPVISNLGAGRRTPMTVSLAYSGHDRGVIIRFCSPDKGDAEAEIYDLSGRQVAKLAGYANSGETKSLVWKGRTKGVYILKLMHGKNGYSGRFAVR; this is encoded by the coding sequence ATGCTCCGTCAGCCTCCCCGTCATCAAGAATATTTTTTTATCGCCCTCGCAATCCTTCTTTCCCCTGCCGCTCTCTTGTCAAGCCCCGTCGTGCCCGGCCCGATCAGGTATTATTCGACCATAAAATCCATCGGTATCGAATGGGACGTGACCGGCGACACCAACCACAATGCGGCCTGCACCGTTCAATACCGCGCGCAGGGCGCAGCGGCGTGGAAGGATTTTCTGCCGCTGTTCCGCGACGACTTCCGCGGGTGGGACGGCACCGATTCGGCCGACCGCCGCTACGACATGCTCGCCGGCAGCGTGATGTTCCTCGATTCGGCCACCACCTACGAGGTGAAGCTGTCCATGACCGACCCGGACGGCGGCGGCAAGGACACAACATTGACAATAGCGACACGGCCGGTGCCCGCGATCCCGACGGACGGCCGGACGCTCCACGTGGCGCCGGGCGCGGGCGGCGGCGACGGCTCGGCGGGAAACCCGTATAAAGGCCTTGCCGCCGCGCAATCCGCCGCACAACCCGGCGACGTGGTGCTCGTGCACGCGGGCAATTACGGGAATTTCTCGTTCAACAAGCCGGGCGCCGCGCCCGGCTATATCGTTTGGAAAGCGGCGGGCGACGGCGACGCGGTGCTCGATTACGGACGGATCGCGGGCCACGACATCTGGCTCTGCGGGCTCAAGTTCGTCAACAGCCAGGCCCAGACCTACGCGCTCGTCGGCCAGAGCGGCTCCACCGCGAACGTGGTGACGCGCTGCTCGTTCACCGGGTTCAACTACAACATCACCATGCAGGAAGGCTCCGACGATTGGTACATCGCCGACAACACCATCGTGGGCGACAAGATCGACCCGCGCGTGGTGGGCGACTTCGGCGGCGAGGGCATCGAGCTCATGCACACCAGCGGCCACACCGTGTGCTTCAACAGCATCACGCGCACCGCCGACGGCATATCGTACACCAGCCGCAACTGCGACCTCTACAACAACGACATCTTCGACGTGGTGGACGACGGCATCGAGCCCGACTACGGCTACGCCAACGTGCGCGTGTGGTGCAACCGCATCACCAACCCGCGCAACCACGGGCTCAGCTTCCAGCCCATGTTCTGCGGGCCGTGGTATTTCATCCGCAACCAGATCATGGGCGAAGGCAATTACTTTCTCAAGTACCGCGTGGTGGACCGCTTCCTGCTCGCGCACAACACGTTCGTGGGATGGAACACGCTCAACATCTTCGACCAGAACGTTCTGTACGGAATGTCAAGGAACAACCTGTGGGTGCAGGCCGGCGGCACCGGCTACATCTGGGAGGCCATGCCCTGCACCGACGCGGGCGGGTGCACACAGCCCGAGCGCTGGACGCCCGACTGGCGCACGAGCGTCGACTACGACGGGTTCGATCCGGCCGTGAACAGCGCCGCGCCGGTGTTCAAATGGTTCGACCCGGCGCAGCGGTTCAACTCGCTTTCCGCTTTCGCGACCGCGACCGGGATCGAGACGCACGCCATAGCTGTTGACAAGGCGGACCTGTTCGACAGCCTGTTTTCGCTCGGCCCCGACAGCATGTACGACCGCCACTGTCTCACGCTGCGGCCCGGCAGCGCCGCGATTGACAAAGGCGTCATCATCGCCGGCATCAACCAGGACTACAAGGGCGGCGCCCCCGACCTCGGCGCGTACGAAAGCGGCGCCCCGCTGCCGTGGTACGGCCCAAGGCCGGAGAACGGGAATCCGGTGATTTCAAATTTGGGTGCGGGGCGCCGGACCCCGATGACGGTGTCGCTCGCGTATAGTGGACACGACCGGGGAGTTATTATAAGATTCTGCTCGCCGGATAAAGGGGATGCTGAAGCGGAGATTTATGATTTGTCGGGCAGGCAGGTAGCAAAATTGGCGGGGTATGCGAATTCCGGCGAGACGAAATCACTGGTTTGGAAGGGACGAACTAAAGGAGTTTACATATTGAAGTTAATGCACGGGAAGAATGGATATTCGGGGAGGTTTGCGGTGCGGTAA